A genome region from Chryseobacterium sp. G0186 includes the following:
- a CDS encoding transposase translates to MNSNFRNIHIGKFIHLRVKENNMDLPRICNFIKCTEAEINEMYLQESLPTDILLRWSKLLEYDFFRLYSQHLILYAPPSATIRESDASKLPRFRKNIYTQEMIDFILEQIEQEEKTKRQVTDEYGIPYTTLCKWIAKHNKITVSNLK, encoded by the coding sequence ATGAATTCAAATTTTAGAAATATTCATATTGGAAAATTCATCCACCTGCGGGTTAAGGAAAACAATATGGATTTACCTCGTATCTGCAACTTTATAAAATGTACTGAAGCTGAAATCAACGAAATGTACCTACAGGAAAGCCTCCCCACCGATATTTTATTGAGATGGAGCAAGCTGCTTGAATATGATTTCTTCAGACTATACTCCCAACACCTGATTCTTTATGCTCCACCTTCCGCTACAATTCGGGAATCCGATGCTTCAAAGCTTCCCCGTTTCAGGAAGAACATCTATACCCAGGAAATGATAGACTTTATTTTGGAACAGATAGAACAAGAAGAAAAGACCAAACGCCAAGTTACAGATGAGTATGGGATTCCTTATACCACTTTATGCAAATGGATCGCAAAACATAATAAAATAACAGTATCAAATCTGAAATGA
- a CDS encoding helix-turn-helix domain-containing protein yields the protein MKKQNQPNYKRIYSDIIEQKFPHKKAVCEKLLGKKILSALDIMDLNNRIFGTKDQDLKKMNQKLRSYNESDILSILDYQKNHRMNNLQVAEHFGLSRNTMTKWRRIFK from the coding sequence ATGAAAAAACAAAATCAACCTAATTATAAGAGAATCTATTCGGATATTATTGAGCAGAAATTCCCTCATAAAAAAGCAGTATGTGAAAAGTTATTGGGGAAAAAAATACTTTCCGCCCTGGATATCATGGATCTTAATAACAGAATCTTTGGCACTAAAGACCAAGATCTCAAAAAGATGAATCAAAAACTTCGTTCCTACAATGAATCGGATATTCTAAGCATTCTCGATTACCAAAAAAATCACAGAATGAATAATCTTCAGGTAGCCGAACACTTTGGACTCAGCAGAAATACAATGACCAAATGGCGACGAATATTTAAATGA
- a CDS encoding T9SS type A sorting domain-containing protein, with protein sequence MSKFLLLMITLFSLKFYAQENLLDTSYGTNNGFTNFTIYNGAQLTGGLHIQSTAKMPDGKILAVGVRLIARFTANGKLDTTFNGTGYKFFASGNFGNLHLTNDGNYIFMDGEHNEIRKIDGDGNPVSGFTTFNKTGSHYIDPSGKIYLLKDNSGTYSIIRLLSNGIQDTTFTEIPLGSTYKYGTIKVNSNNEIFVAGRQEISANNRKIVVTKIAASGTIDLSFGNGGHFLYPGGEYVGGVNHLEFLDDGKILGLTSGALCYGDNCFGLIMYRLLPNGTLDTTFKNGGIYVLPIQSNSTPIEMIRHQDGSYIVSGTGMGTFYAIKMDSDGNLDPAFGTNGKIITPQLAGPGYPVYNLGFELYGNSIVFAGIYSIFSGGQLKYVGTLRKYFFNASTLNTSEADHSTALKVYPNPVKDYLHFQTKETFDRFEIHDQNGRKVISSKSMLPKNTIDVRSLVPGIYILNGFSNKGLLSSSKFIKQ encoded by the coding sequence ATGAGTAAATTTTTATTATTGATGATCACTTTGTTTTCACTGAAGTTCTATGCTCAGGAAAACCTTTTAGATACATCTTATGGCACCAATAACGGCTTTACTAATTTTACTATCTACAACGGAGCTCAGTTAACAGGAGGGTTACACATTCAATCTACAGCCAAAATGCCGGACGGAAAGATTCTTGCGGTGGGAGTACGCCTTATTGCCCGATTTACAGCAAATGGAAAATTGGATACCACTTTTAACGGGACAGGATATAAATTTTTTGCATCAGGAAATTTCGGTAATTTACACCTTACGAACGATGGAAACTACATCTTTATGGATGGTGAGCACAATGAAATAAGAAAAATAGACGGTGACGGAAATCCTGTAAGCGGATTTACAACATTTAATAAAACAGGCAGTCACTACATCGATCCTAGCGGAAAAATTTATCTTCTAAAAGACAATAGTGGTACGTATTCCATCATCCGGTTGCTTTCAAACGGAATTCAAGACACTACATTTACTGAAATACCTTTAGGATCAACATACAAATACGGCACAATAAAGGTGAATTCCAATAATGAAATATTTGTTGCGGGCAGACAGGAAATTTCGGCAAATAACAGAAAAATAGTAGTTACCAAAATAGCTGCTTCAGGGACTATTGATTTAAGTTTTGGTAATGGTGGACATTTTTTATATCCTGGGGGTGAATATGTAGGGGGTGTAAATCATTTAGAATTTTTAGATGACGGAAAAATACTGGGATTAACTTCCGGAGCCCTTTGCTATGGTGACAACTGTTTTGGATTGATTATGTACAGACTTCTTCCCAATGGTACGTTAGATACTACATTTAAAAATGGAGGGATCTATGTTTTACCTATTCAGTCTAATTCCACACCAATAGAAATGATAAGACATCAGGACGGATCATATATTGTTTCGGGAACAGGAATGGGTACCTTCTATGCTATCAAAATGGATTCAGACGGAAATCTTGATCCTGCTTTCGGAACGAATGGTAAAATTATCACTCCTCAATTAGCTGGTCCAGGTTACCCTGTTTATAATCTGGGTTTTGAACTGTATGGTAATTCCATCGTTTTTGCAGGTATTTATTCAATCTTTTCTGGCGGTCAGCTGAAATACGTAGGGACATTGCGTAAATATTTTTTTAATGCAAGTACATTAAATACATCGGAGGCAGATCATTCTACAGCCCTTAAAGTGTACCCCAATCCGGTTAAGGATTATTTACATTTCCAAACTAAGGAAACGTTTGACAGATTTGAAATTCATGACCAAAACGGGCGTAAAGTAATTTCTTCGAAATCGATGCTACCCAAGAATACCATTGATGTCAGAAGTTTGGTTCCGGGTATCTATATTCTGAATGGATTTAGTAATAAGGGATTGTTATCTTCTTCTAAATTTATTAAGCAATAG
- a CDS encoding helix-turn-helix domain-containing protein: MIYTTLLNIAVFQGIILGLVILKSSLFNSNSNKYLAYLLFSLSIVLLNYVFELEGVFTSYPVLRFIDDIEWVFLLPVFIFLFIINRIDNTVKDKQKHYLYYIPFAYSSIVSITYDLSNVAGLFKIPDSSIFIINILRLLQLLFAVIIILFLPLYSYFMIRHLKDPQEKKWVITLLTLIYLVLLVWLTTYMTGVFLGVDISSTMSVLALCATFIMHWTAYVGIYKYKLAKNKDAIYHLLNNDAALLYPHLPMVQDNTPQEYKESITADNLYFQKLELLCKDEHIYTDSTLNREKVAEKLGISAGYLSQIVNTITGDNFAHYINQYRVEAVKEMISNSEYENYTLLTMGLESGFTSKTTFYNSFKKVTGQTPNEYKNTIK, encoded by the coding sequence TTGATTTATACAACACTTTTAAATATTGCAGTTTTCCAGGGAATTATCTTAGGCTTAGTGATCTTAAAGTCTTCCCTATTCAATAGCAATTCAAATAAATATTTAGCCTACTTACTCTTTTCACTTTCCATTGTTTTACTCAATTATGTTTTTGAGCTTGAAGGCGTGTTTACCTCTTATCCTGTTTTACGTTTTATAGATGATATAGAATGGGTTTTTCTATTACCCGTTTTCATTTTTCTGTTTATTATCAACCGCATTGACAATACTGTAAAGGATAAGCAGAAGCATTATTTGTATTATATTCCATTTGCCTATTCCTCTATTGTTAGTATTACATACGACCTTAGTAATGTTGCAGGACTTTTTAAAATCCCTGATTCAAGCATTTTTATAATCAATATACTTAGGCTGCTTCAGCTTTTATTTGCCGTTATCATCATCCTATTTCTACCTCTTTACTCTTATTTTATGATAAGGCATTTAAAAGACCCACAAGAGAAAAAATGGGTCATTACCTTATTAACCCTTATCTATCTGGTGTTATTGGTCTGGCTTACGACCTATATGACTGGAGTGTTTTTGGGAGTAGATATTTCCTCTACCATGAGCGTTCTGGCTTTATGTGCAACATTCATCATGCATTGGACAGCTTATGTAGGTATTTACAAATATAAACTGGCCAAAAACAAAGATGCTATCTATCATTTACTGAATAATGATGCAGCTCTTTTGTATCCCCATCTGCCAATGGTACAAGATAACACCCCCCAAGAGTATAAAGAATCTATCACGGCAGATAATCTTTATTTTCAAAAACTGGAACTTCTTTGCAAAGATGAGCACATTTATACCGACAGTACATTAAACAGAGAAAAAGTTGCCGAAAAGCTAGGCATAAGCGCTGGGTATCTTTCACAAATTGTAAACACGATAACAGGAGATAACTTTGCCCATTATATCAATCAATACCGGGTGGAAGCGGTTAAGGAAATGATATCAAATTCGGAATATGAAAATTATACTTTGTTGACAATGGGATTAGAATCCGGGTTCACTTCAAAAACAACTTTCTATAATTCCTTTAAAAAAGTAACCGGTCAAACGCCCAATGAATATAAAAACACCATCAAATAA
- a CDS encoding DUF3575 domain-containing protein, producing MKKKISLLIILFAFYTVKAQSESETGPNSYQKKNEIKLNLIAPLSGAAEAGFERYLNKKSSLGISAFIVYDNTKEKDMNYFISPYYRYYFGRKYASGFFAEGFGMLTSIDGKKIYAADNLTFTEGKDVYDLALGAGLGWKLVTRKGFVFEANAAYGRLVFNADKTDHDQVIKLGLSIGYRF from the coding sequence ATGAAAAAAAAAATTTCACTACTCATCATTTTGTTTGCTTTTTATACTGTCAAAGCTCAAAGTGAAAGTGAAACCGGTCCAAATTCTTATCAGAAAAAAAATGAAATTAAACTGAATCTTATCGCTCCGTTATCCGGTGCTGCGGAGGCAGGTTTTGAACGGTACCTCAATAAAAAATCATCCCTGGGAATCTCTGCATTTATTGTTTATGACAATACAAAAGAGAAAGACATGAATTACTTCATCTCCCCCTACTACAGATATTATTTTGGAAGAAAATATGCATCCGGTTTTTTTGCCGAAGGATTTGGAATGCTCACGTCCATTGATGGAAAAAAAATATACGCAGCAGACAACCTGACATTCACAGAGGGTAAAGATGTATATGATCTCGCACTGGGTGCAGGTTTAGGCTGGAAATTGGTCACCAGGAAAGGATTTGTTTTTGAAGCCAACGCCGCCTATGGAAGACTTGTATTCAATGCAGACAAAACAGATCATGACCAGGTTATAAAGCTTGGATTGAGTATCGGCTATCGATTTTAA
- a CDS encoding PhzF family phenazine biosynthesis protein yields MKLELYQIDAFTEEIFHGNPACVVPLKDWLPDETLLKIALENAVAETAFFIDNGHTIHLRWFTPEIEMDLCGHATLATAHCLVSLLNYQKSKIVFHTKSGELTVEVKDGVYYMDFPSRMPEASPLPDTIAKSLNIQPKEVLKSRDYVLVYDSEEDIKNIKIDRSVFDLINLDPGGVVVTAAGTDSDFVSRYFTSQASILEDPVTGSAHCSLIPLWSSRLGKDKLFARQLSERGGQLFCENKNERVIVAGKAKTYSTGYLWIE; encoded by the coding sequence ATGAAGTTAGAATTATATCAAATAGATGCCTTTACAGAAGAGATCTTCCATGGAAATCCTGCGTGTGTTGTTCCCTTAAAAGACTGGTTACCCGATGAGACTCTCTTAAAAATAGCCCTTGAAAATGCAGTAGCAGAAACAGCATTCTTTATTGATAACGGACATACCATTCACCTGAGATGGTTTACCCCTGAAATAGAAATGGATTTATGCGGGCATGCTACCCTTGCTACGGCGCATTGCTTAGTTTCCCTCTTAAACTATCAAAAGAGCAAAATTGTTTTTCATACCAAAAGTGGTGAGTTAACGGTTGAAGTAAAAGATGGTGTGTATTACATGGACTTTCCCTCAAGAATGCCTGAAGCATCTCCTCTTCCGGATACTATAGCCAAATCTCTCAATATCCAGCCAAAGGAGGTTTTAAAATCAAGAGACTATGTTCTGGTGTATGATTCTGAGGAAGACATCAAAAATATCAAAATTGACAGATCTGTTTTTGACCTTATCAATTTGGATCCGGGAGGTGTTGTCGTAACGGCAGCAGGCACCGACAGTGATTTTGTTTCAAGATATTTTACATCGCAGGCATCCATTCTGGAAGATCCTGTAACCGGTTCTGCGCACTGCTCACTCATTCCGCTATGGTCATCAAGACTGGGAAAAGATAAGCTTTTCGCGCGCCAGCTGTCAGAAAGGGGCGGTCAGCTCTTCTGTGAAAACAAAAATGAGAGAGTGATTGTGGCAGGTAAAGCCAAAACCTATTCTACAGGATATTTATGGATAGAATAA
- a CDS encoding lamin tail domain-containing protein → MKNPEHVAPFVEAAQIITELKDRANDILSSVLSTDLSAITITGKGNFPYYWQDPIDLRFNKKTYDWISSNLRANTEPVQLDQVFTNYFIDVFSKVNYSLSEEDTAVLNAAHKNATDQQMALLNAWVGAYGSLPPATDTMQPIDIIMDKIATDWAKPSTTLYDIQKSDDLDRLLNKTPASGKPIVPVLANYLNALGATISLQNNVTMNNGYLSRVLNNVQHPKKENGGLLLNDGRFLPSFQVTTPLSDILNGLKNTSQDAQIDMEITRESESKFQVSVNGKTGFSIPIFDFFTLGIGGNANYFSEDIATSKNSIRISMSFTGVTLVTFLPTDFNIASNLYWAWFDPIRKAERNSKDKQEEKRISGYKFSPNPATKFGPDGPFGLLNGVAISNYPSVEITVTGENYKSIQKTFEQSSSATLSFLGIPLASVKESTYSSSFSVDASKSTIKIKLTPPQSLIAGNNVDSIAWVLGAIVDYPAQENVDEEMLAKGAYPNYQLYKDNNGTTYCSVKKVKSHAVGSEWVGSCLAAHPGTSCAGKPWTSPRQSGVVWP, encoded by the coding sequence ATGAAAAATCCAGAACATGTTGCTCCCTTTGTAGAAGCAGCGCAAATTATTACAGAATTAAAGGACAGGGCTAATGATATCCTATCAAGTGTTTTAAGTACAGATCTATCTGCTATAACTATTACCGGAAAGGGAAATTTCCCTTATTACTGGCAGGATCCGATTGATCTGAGGTTTAATAAAAAAACCTACGACTGGATCTCTTCAAACCTGAGAGCCAATACTGAACCGGTTCAGCTTGATCAGGTATTTACCAATTATTTTATTGATGTTTTCTCAAAAGTTAATTATTCTTTATCCGAAGAAGATACAGCTGTTCTGAATGCCGCGCATAAAAATGCTACAGATCAGCAAATGGCTTTACTTAATGCATGGGTAGGCGCTTATGGTTCACTCCCTCCTGCTACAGACACTATGCAGCCTATTGATATTATTATGGATAAAATTGCTACAGACTGGGCAAAACCATCCACTACCTTATATGATATTCAGAAAAGTGATGACCTGGACCGTTTACTGAATAAGACACCGGCAAGCGGAAAACCTATTGTTCCTGTTTTAGCCAACTATTTGAATGCGTTGGGCGCCACAATATCTCTACAGAATAATGTAACGATGAATAATGGGTATTTATCCAGAGTATTGAATAATGTACAGCACCCCAAAAAAGAAAATGGAGGCTTGCTACTGAATGACGGTCGATTTTTACCATCCTTCCAGGTGACAACACCGCTTAGTGATATTTTAAACGGTCTTAAAAATACATCTCAGGATGCTCAGATTGACATGGAAATCACGCGTGAATCTGAAAGTAAATTTCAGGTTTCCGTAAATGGAAAGACGGGTTTTTCTATTCCTATCTTCGACTTCTTTACGTTAGGAATTGGCGGGAATGCTAATTATTTCAGTGAAGATATTGCTACAAGTAAAAACTCAATCAGAATATCGATGTCTTTTACCGGAGTTACCCTTGTTACTTTTCTTCCAACAGATTTTAATATTGCAAGCAATCTGTACTGGGCATGGTTTGATCCTATCCGTAAAGCCGAAAGAAACAGTAAGGATAAACAGGAAGAAAAACGTATTTCCGGATATAAGTTCTCCCCGAATCCGGCTACAAAATTTGGACCTGACGGACCTTTCGGGCTACTGAACGGGGTTGCTATTTCCAATTATCCGTCTGTTGAGATCACGGTAACGGGTGAAAATTACAAAAGCATTCAAAAAACCTTTGAACAGTCTTCTTCTGCAACGCTTTCTTTCCTAGGAATTCCTTTGGCAAGCGTTAAAGAATCTACGTATTCTTCTTCTTTTTCTGTAGATGCTTCAAAATCAACAATCAAGATTAAGTTAACACCTCCTCAAAGTTTGATTGCAGGGAACAATGTAGATTCCATAGCTTGGGTTCTTGGTGCTATCGTAGATTATCCTGCGCAGGAAAATGTTGATGAAGAGATGCTGGCTAAAGGTGCCTATCCTAATTATCAACTGTATAAAGATAACAACGGAACGACCTATTGCTCTGTAAAAAAGGTAAAATCCCACGCCGTTGGCAGTGAGTGGGTAGGGTCATGTCTTGCTGCTCACCCAGGAACAAGCTGTGCCGGAAAACCATGGACAAGCCCTAGACAGTCAGGGGTGGTATGGCCATAA
- a CDS encoding GNAT family N-acetyltransferase gives MKIIQYTKIFRKDCIEIFKTNMPKFFAPEELPLFESFLDDDTEENYFVVKLDGPVIGCGGFFLNAKSNVAGLSWGMVHSQYHGKGIGRALTQYRIDLLKENYPALPYKIETSQHTAEFYEKNGFRTVEIVPDGFGKGIDKYTMIMEVIEP, from the coding sequence ATGAAAATCATTCAGTACACCAAAATTTTCAGAAAAGACTGCATTGAGATCTTCAAGACCAATATGCCCAAATTTTTTGCACCGGAAGAACTACCGCTTTTTGAAAGTTTTCTGGATGATGATACGGAAGAGAACTACTTCGTGGTAAAACTGGATGGTCCGGTAATAGGATGTGGTGGTTTTTTTTTAAATGCCAAAAGTAATGTTGCAGGATTGTCCTGGGGAATGGTTCACTCCCAATATCATGGAAAAGGAATTGGAAGAGCATTAACCCAATATAGGATTGATTTGTTGAAGGAAAACTATCCTGCCCTGCCCTACAAAATTGAAACCTCACAGCATACCGCCGAGTTTTATGAAAAAAATGGCTTCAGAACGGTAGAGATTGTGCCTGACGGATTTGGTAAAGGAATTGACAAATACACAATGATCATGGAAGTCATTGAGCCATAA
- a CDS encoding 5-fold beta-flower protein, which translates to MKKITAIGFFLFSLSMIGAQTIESGSRSTTGYIKPDGTIENSSRSTMGYIKSDGTIENKNRSTIGYIKSDGTIENSSRSTVGYVKKDGTVENSSRSTLGYIKDDGTVENSSRSTIGYAKGIRKEWAAVVYFFFKFN; encoded by the coding sequence ATGAAAAAAATAACAGCCATTGGTTTCTTTCTGTTCAGTCTTTCCATGATAGGAGCGCAAACTATAGAATCAGGAAGTCGTAGTACAACAGGCTATATCAAACCCGACGGAACCATTGAAAACAGCAGCCGTTCCACTATGGGTTACATTAAATCTGACGGAACAATAGAGAATAAAAATCGTTCAACAATAGGCTATATCAAAAGTGATGGGACTATAGAAAACAGCAGCCGATCCACCGTGGGGTACGTTAAAAAAGACGGTACCGTAGAAAATAGCAGCCGTTCAACCCTTGGATACATCAAAGACGACGGAACAGTGGAAAACAGCAGTCGCAGTACGATTGGCTATGCGAAAGGAATCAGAAAAGAATGGGCAGCGGTAGTCTATTTCTTTTTTAAGTTTAATTAA
- a CDS encoding T9SS type A sorting domain-containing protein, whose protein sequence is MKKIAAICFLLFNLSVVSAKTIESEIHNTAEYIKTDRIIETDSCSTFGYIKNDDTSIQKTMLTPVARLTNCDPPSQLYTSNVTSTTATFNWLPSSVAPNGGYVYSYGTSPTIGSASGNTVSTTANATNLLPNTTYYWWVSSNCGSDQSSWIPGGSFITPPPAGCWQKIDAGFLHSLGIKTDGTLWTWGSNFLGELGDGTTVRRSIPKQIGLSSNWQKIAAAKYISFAIKTDGTLWGWGSNSFSQLGDGTTVAKNIPTQIGTATDWVDIAVGEAHTLAIKTDGTLWAWGRNFLGQLGDGTIINKTVPTQIGTETNWKSIAAGDDFSVAIKTDGTLWSWGWNHYGQLGNGTSDNKTVPTQIGIETNWKSITAGYYHSAAINTNGILYTWGGNEDGQLGNGTFTKKLIPTAVADQVQSVDGGWYHTVGIKTSGSIFACGQNYNGQLGNSTPINIPNWVSVGNTNDYNIVSAGGSHTFAINNDSFLKACGKNEEGSLGDGTLVERAELVPIACTTGSLAVDEISAKEDQLKVYPNPVQDYLTVSFDQKILLVTVYNTAGQLVLTKAINDTKGSINVSGLPSGVYLVKVNAANDFVKTVKVIKR, encoded by the coding sequence ATGAAAAAAATAGCAGCTATTTGCTTCCTGCTTTTCAACCTTTCGGTTGTAAGTGCTAAAACTATAGAATCGGAAATTCATAATACAGCGGAATATATTAAAACCGACAGAATCATTGAAACCGACAGTTGTTCCACATTCGGTTATATTAAAAACGATGATACCTCTATTCAAAAGACAATGCTTACTCCTGTCGCTCGTCTTACAAATTGTGATCCCCCAAGCCAGTTGTATACTTCCAATGTCACTTCTACTACGGCTACCTTTAACTGGTTACCATCATCAGTGGCACCGAATGGAGGATATGTATATAGTTATGGGACTAGTCCCACTATTGGAAGCGCAAGTGGGAATACTGTTTCTACAACAGCTAATGCCACCAATTTATTGCCTAACACCACTTACTACTGGTGGGTATCATCTAATTGTGGATCCGATCAAAGTAGCTGGATTCCGGGAGGTTCTTTTATTACCCCTCCTCCTGCAGGTTGCTGGCAAAAAATAGACGCTGGTTTTCTCCATTCCTTAGGAATAAAAACAGATGGAACACTTTGGACCTGGGGTTCTAATTTTTTGGGGGAATTAGGGGATGGTACCACTGTAAGGAGAAGCATTCCAAAACAAATAGGCTTGAGTTCGAATTGGCAGAAAATAGCAGCAGCAAAGTATATTTCTTTTGCCATAAAAACTGATGGAACACTCTGGGGATGGGGAAGTAATTCCTTTAGTCAGTTAGGTGACGGAACTACTGTTGCTAAAAATATCCCCACACAAATAGGAACTGCTACAGATTGGGTAGATATTGCCGTGGGAGAAGCACATACATTAGCCATAAAAACAGATGGAACACTTTGGGCATGGGGACGTAACTTTTTAGGTCAGCTGGGGGATGGGACAATAATCAATAAAACTGTACCTACACAAATAGGAACAGAAACTAATTGGAAAAGTATTGCTGCGGGTGATGATTTTTCTGTGGCCATAAAAACAGATGGAACCCTTTGGTCTTGGGGTTGGAATCATTATGGACAGCTGGGTAATGGAACATCCGACAATAAAACTGTACCTACACAAATAGGAATAGAAACGAACTGGAAAAGTATTACCGCGGGTTACTACCATTCTGCTGCAATAAATACTAATGGGATACTTTACACCTGGGGAGGAAATGAAGACGGACAGCTTGGTAATGGAACTTTTACAAAAAAATTAATACCTACTGCTGTAGCTGATCAGGTTCAAAGTGTTGATGGAGGATGGTATCATACTGTAGGGATAAAAACATCTGGAAGTATATTTGCTTGTGGCCAAAATTATAATGGACAGCTAGGTAATAGCACTCCCATAAATATTCCAAACTGGGTTTCTGTGGGAAATACTAACGATTATAATATTGTTTCTGCGGGGGGATCTCATACTTTCGCTATAAATAATGATAGTTTTTTGAAAGCATGTGGAAAAAATGAAGAAGGGAGCTTAGGGGATGGTACCCTTGTTGAAAGAGCAGAACTTGTTCCTATTGCCTGCACTACAGGTAGTTTAGCAGTTGATGAAATTTCAGCAAAAGAAGACCAGCTGAAAGTATATCCAAACCCGGTACAGGATTATTTAACAGTCTCTTTTGATCAAAAGATTCTTTTGGTAACGGTTTACAATACAGCAGGACAGCTGGTTCTTACAAAAGCAATCAATGATACGAAAGGATCAATTAATGTTTCAGGACTTCCGTCAGGAGTGTATCTGGTGAAAGTAAATGCTGCCAATGACTTCGTGAAAACAGTAAAAGTCATCAAACGATAA